A part of Streptomyces sp. NBC_01210 genomic DNA contains:
- a CDS encoding pyridoxine/pyridoxamine 5'-phosphate oxidase has translation MDNDRQETFRELLHAQRVWDTTLPAFDPASAPHAPLPLFHRWFAEAVAAGQNEPHTMTLATVDEQGRPDVRTLMLHGADERGWHFASHATSAKGRQLAAHPEAALGFYWAAQGRQIRIRGRVTAGASAEGQADLHARSTGALAAALTGRQSEVLGSQDELAAASQAAWERAGAEPDAPVPTWTLYVLQPYEVEFFQGDERRRHVRLRYRREESGWARELLWP, from the coding sequence ATGGACAACGATCGGCAGGAAACCTTCCGCGAGCTCCTGCACGCACAGCGGGTCTGGGACACCACGCTGCCCGCGTTCGACCCGGCTTCCGCGCCCCACGCCCCGCTGCCGCTCTTCCACCGTTGGTTCGCCGAGGCCGTGGCCGCGGGCCAGAACGAGCCGCACACCATGACCCTGGCCACCGTGGACGAGCAGGGGCGTCCCGACGTACGCACGCTGATGCTGCACGGCGCCGACGAGCGCGGCTGGCACTTCGCCTCGCACGCCACCAGCGCGAAGGGCCGGCAGCTCGCCGCGCACCCGGAGGCCGCGCTGGGCTTCTACTGGGCGGCGCAGGGCCGCCAGATCCGGATCCGGGGCCGCGTGACGGCGGGCGCCTCCGCGGAGGGCCAGGCCGATCTGCACGCCCGCTCGACGGGTGCGCTGGCCGCCGCGCTCACCGGGCGGCAGAGCGAAGTCCTCGGCTCGCAGGACGAGTTGGCGGCGGCGTCACAGGCGGCGTGGGAGCGGGCCGGGGCGGAGCCGGACGCGCCCGTGCCGACCTGGACGCTGTATGTGCTCCAGCCGTACGAGGTGGAGTTCTTCCAGGGCGACGAACGGCGGCGGCACGTACGGCTGCGCTACCGCCGCGAGGAGAGCGGCTGGGCGAGGGAGCTGCTCTGGCCGTGA
- a CDS encoding TetR/AcrR family transcriptional regulator produces the protein MRQNLARRAALVDAAIEVLAREGARGLTFRAVDAEADVPKGTASNYFANRDDLLTQAGGRIYECLRPDDATMEAMFTGPATRARTAELVREVVERVSAYSTGYLALLELRLEATRRPELRAVLTARVSEDVEANVANHLASGLPGDADAVRMIYLAANWLVVERLTLPDVFPEEQAGDLITALVERLLPPDE, from the coding sequence ATGAGGCAGAACCTGGCCCGGCGCGCGGCGCTGGTGGACGCGGCCATCGAAGTGCTCGCCCGCGAGGGCGCCCGCGGCCTCACCTTCCGGGCCGTCGACGCCGAGGCGGACGTCCCCAAGGGCACCGCGTCCAACTACTTCGCCAACCGCGACGACCTGCTCACCCAGGCCGGGGGGCGGATCTATGAGTGCCTGCGCCCGGACGACGCCACGATGGAGGCCATGTTCACCGGCCCGGCCACCCGCGCGCGGACCGCGGAGCTGGTGCGCGAAGTGGTGGAGCGCGTCTCGGCGTACAGCACGGGCTACCTCGCTCTCCTCGAACTGCGGCTGGAAGCCACCCGCCGCCCCGAGCTGCGCGCCGTGCTCACCGCACGCGTCAGCGAGGACGTCGAGGCGAATGTCGCCAACCATCTGGCCTCCGGTCTGCCCGGAGACGCCGACGCGGTCAGGATGATCTATCTCGCGGCGAACTGGCTGGTGGTGGAGCGCCTCACGCTGCCCGACGTGTTCCCCGAGGAGCAGGCGGGCGATCTCATCACGGCCCTGGTCGAGCGGCTGCTCCCGCCCGACGAGTAG
- a CDS encoding Zn-ribbon domain-containing OB-fold protein — MTATPEVDDFTRPFWDAAADGRLLIRHCRACAKAHHYPREFCPHCWSEDVGWEGASGRATLYTWSVVHRNDLPPFGGRVPYTAAVVDLAEGPRMMAEIVECPEGGLSIGMELEVTFRREDGEVAVPVFRPARRR, encoded by the coding sequence ATGACCGCGACGCCTGAAGTCGACGACTTCACCCGCCCCTTCTGGGACGCCGCAGCCGATGGCCGGCTGCTGATCCGTCACTGCCGCGCCTGCGCGAAGGCGCACCACTATCCGCGCGAGTTCTGCCCGCACTGCTGGAGCGAGGACGTCGGGTGGGAGGGCGCGAGCGGCCGCGCCACGCTCTACACCTGGTCTGTTGTGCACCGCAATGACCTGCCGCCCTTCGGTGGCCGCGTCCCGTACACCGCCGCGGTCGTCGATCTCGCCGAAGGCCCGCGGATGATGGCCGAGATCGTGGAGTGCCCGGAGGGCGGGCTGAGCATCGGCATGGAGCTGGAGGTCACCTTTCGCCGGGAGGACGGTGAGGTGGCGGTGCCCGTCTTCCGTCCGGCAAGGAGACGGTGA
- a CDS encoding FAD-dependent monooxygenase: MTKGSGTSGKLAGKTVLISGASIAGPALALWLHRYGFTPTVVERAPELRPGGYKVDLRGVSIDVCERMGILDDVRRASTDMQGGSYVDNVGATIAEMPADFFGGRVDGDDEVMRGDLAQILHERTRDDIEYIFGDSIATLTEDADGVDVTFEQGEPRRFDLVVGADGLHSHTRRLVFGDEKQFKRHLGAYISIFTAPNDLDLDRWETYHALPNKLVCAYSSGGETTAKNMFVFGAPELSYDYRDMAQQKKILADVFTGDGWEIPKMLDNAAAADDFYFDSMSLIEMDSWSKGRIVLLGDAAHCASPASGQGTGLALIGAYILAGELAAANGDHSVAYERYESLMRPGVEVNQKFAEGFAKEITVSSKRKIQLRMALVRMLPYMPWKNLIAKKITEDVQKAAFAVPVKDHKEYSVFEG; this comes from the coding sequence TGGCTGCACCGCTACGGATTCACGCCGACCGTCGTCGAGCGCGCACCGGAGCTCCGCCCCGGCGGCTACAAGGTCGACCTGCGCGGCGTCTCCATCGACGTCTGCGAGCGGATGGGCATCCTCGACGACGTACGCCGCGCCTCCACCGATATGCAGGGCGGCTCGTACGTCGACAACGTCGGCGCCACCATCGCCGAGATGCCGGCCGACTTCTTCGGCGGCCGGGTGGACGGCGACGACGAGGTCATGCGCGGCGACCTCGCGCAGATCCTCCACGAGCGCACCCGCGACGACATCGAGTACATCTTCGGCGACTCCATCGCCACGCTCACCGAGGACGCGGACGGCGTCGACGTCACCTTCGAGCAGGGCGAGCCGCGCCGCTTCGATCTGGTGGTGGGCGCGGACGGGCTGCACTCACACACCCGCCGGCTGGTCTTCGGCGACGAAAAGCAGTTCAAGCGGCACCTGGGCGCGTACATCTCCATCTTCACCGCACCCAACGACCTGGACCTGGACCGCTGGGAGACGTACCACGCGCTGCCCAACAAGCTGGTGTGCGCCTACAGTTCGGGCGGGGAGACCACCGCCAAGAACATGTTCGTCTTCGGCGCGCCGGAACTCTCCTACGACTACCGGGACATGGCACAGCAGAAGAAGATCCTCGCCGACGTCTTCACGGGCGACGGCTGGGAAATCCCGAAGATGCTGGACAACGCCGCGGCCGCCGACGACTTCTACTTCGACTCCATGAGTCTGATCGAGATGGACAGTTGGTCGAAGGGGCGCATCGTGCTGCTGGGGGACGCGGCCCACTGCGCCTCCCCGGCCTCGGGCCAGGGCACCGGCCTCGCCCTGATCGGTGCGTACATCCTGGCGGGCGAACTGGCCGCGGCGAACGGTGACCACTCGGTGGCATACGAGCGCTACGAGAGCCTGATGCGGCCCGGCGTCGAGGTGAACCAGAAGTTCGCGGAGGGCTTCGCCAAGGAGATAACGGTCTCCTCAAAGCGCAAGATCCAGCTGCGGATGGCGCTGGTGCGGATGCTGCCGTACATGCCCTGGAAGAACCTGATCGCGAAGAAGATCACCGAGGATGTACAGAAGGCGGCCTTCGCCGTCCCGGTCAAGGACCACAAGGAGTACAGCGTGTTCGAGGGCTGA
- a CDS encoding flavin-containing monooxygenase translates to MAAEKDIDLTNDRPVYVIGGGPGGLAAAAALRAQGVRAVVLEKSESVGASWRRHYDRLHLHTTRRLSALPGLAMPRSFGRWVSRDDVIRYLEKYAEFHELEIVTGVEVSRIEPSGPDWVLHATGGRGLTGRAVVVATGYNHTPRLPDWPGRDAYTGELLHAGEYRNAAPYAGKDVLVVGVGNTGAEIAVDLVEGGAARVRLAVRTTPHIVRRSTAGWPAQRTGILVRRLPVRLVDRAGEIMCKVSVPDLTEQGLPRPDTGLYSRVKQGAIPIQDVGLIDAVRAGKVEPVAALESFEDSKAVLADGTRISPDTVIAATGYRRALEGLVGHLGVLDERGKPVTHGGRAAAQAPGLYFTGFTNPISGMFREMALDARKIAKSLAR, encoded by the coding sequence ATGGCCGCCGAAAAGGACATTGACCTCACGAACGACCGGCCCGTCTACGTCATCGGCGGCGGCCCGGGCGGTCTCGCGGCTGCCGCCGCGCTGCGGGCGCAGGGCGTACGGGCCGTGGTGCTCGAGAAGTCGGAATCCGTCGGCGCCTCCTGGCGCCGCCACTACGACCGGCTGCATCTGCACACGACCCGGCGGCTGTCGGCACTGCCCGGCCTGGCGATGCCGCGGTCGTTCGGGCGCTGGGTCTCCCGTGACGACGTGATCCGCTACCTGGAGAAGTACGCGGAGTTCCACGAGCTGGAGATCGTGACAGGGGTCGAGGTCTCCCGGATCGAGCCCTCCGGTCCCGACTGGGTGCTGCACGCGACAGGCGGCCGGGGGCTGACCGGGCGGGCGGTCGTGGTGGCCACCGGCTACAACCACACCCCCCGGCTGCCCGACTGGCCGGGCCGCGATGCGTACACCGGCGAACTGCTGCACGCGGGCGAGTACCGCAACGCCGCCCCGTACGCGGGCAAGGACGTACTGGTCGTCGGCGTCGGCAACACCGGCGCCGAGATAGCCGTCGACCTGGTGGAGGGCGGCGCCGCCCGGGTCCGCCTCGCCGTGCGGACGACCCCGCACATAGTCCGCCGCTCGACGGCGGGCTGGCCGGCCCAGCGGACCGGCATCCTGGTCCGTCGGCTGCCGGTCCGCCTGGTGGACCGGGCGGGCGAGATCATGTGCAAGGTCTCCGTCCCCGACCTCACGGAACAGGGGCTTCCGCGCCCGGACACGGGCCTGTACTCCCGCGTGAAGCAGGGCGCGATCCCGATCCAGGACGTGGGCCTGATCGACGCGGTACGGGCCGGCAAGGTCGAGCCGGTCGCCGCGCTGGAGTCCTTCGAGGACAGCAAGGCGGTCCTGGCGGACGGCACCCGGATCTCCCCGGACACGGTGATCGCGGCAACGGGCTACCGCCGGGCGCTGGAGGGTCTGGTCGGCCATCTCGGCGTCCTGGACGAGCGGGGCAAACCGGTGACACACGGCGGCCGCGCGGCGGCGCAGGCGCCGGGGCTGTACTTCACGGGGTTCACGAACCCGATCAGCGGGATGTTCCGCGAGATGGCGCTCGACGCGCGCAAGATCGCCAAGTCGCTGGCGAGGTAG
- a CDS encoding acetate--CoA ligase family protein — protein sequence MLGSTHGTLTSDLRARVVACGEHPRNAVHDTASATAADGDLDVSGRPLYAPVPDLDRFFRPSSVAVVGASDSEGRPNAGITRQLIGWAERVGARLHPVHPTRETVFGLSCVPSVSDLPEQVDLAVLLVADPLPVIGELAEAKVKFAVAFASGYAETGEEGAAAQRRLAAAVERSGLRLLGPNTNLNAFEKFRDDLDGPAIALITQSGHQGRPVFSMQELGVRLSHWAPTGNEADLETADFISYFAERPEVGAIACYVEGLKDGRSFLLAADRAARRGVPVIAVKVGRTEAGARMAASHTGKLTGADQVVDAAMRQFGVVRVDGLDELQDTSALLARARRPLAEGVVVYSISGGTGAHFSDLATAAGLKLPQLCEAKQAELHEWIPEYLSVANPVDNGGHPVGDWRGRKIIDAILADPDVGVLICPITGPFPPMSDKLAQDLVDAAEATDKLVCVVWGSPVGTEAAYRETLLGSSRVATFRTFANCITAVRAYLDHHRFRAGYRSPFDEAPRTPSPSFRKAQALMRPGKQLSEHAAKQLLRAYGIRVPREQLVTSAAAAVRAAGLVGYPVVMKASGTQLAHKSELGLVKVGLTSASQIRDAYRELTDIARYEDVGLDGILVCQMVERGVEMVVGVTQDGLFGPTVTVGLGGVLVEVLHDAAVRIPPFGEDQARAMLGELRGRALLDGVRGGPPVDVDALVEVVLRVQRMALELGDELSELDINPLMVLPRGQGAVALDALAVCR from the coding sequence ATGCTTGGATCTACTCACGGCACCCTCACCTCCGACCTCCGTGCCCGAGTGGTGGCCTGTGGGGAGCACCCCCGCAATGCCGTCCACGACACAGCTTCGGCCACCGCGGCCGACGGCGATCTGGACGTCAGCGGGCGGCCGCTGTACGCACCCGTGCCCGATCTGGACCGGTTCTTCCGGCCCTCCTCCGTCGCCGTCGTCGGGGCGTCCGACAGCGAGGGGCGGCCCAATGCCGGGATCACCCGGCAGCTGATCGGCTGGGCCGAGCGCGTCGGGGCGCGGCTCCATCCGGTGCATCCCACCCGGGAGACCGTCTTCGGGCTGAGCTGTGTCCCTTCTGTCAGCGACCTGCCCGAGCAGGTCGATCTCGCCGTGCTTCTGGTCGCCGACCCGCTGCCGGTGATCGGGGAACTCGCGGAGGCCAAGGTGAAGTTCGCGGTGGCCTTCGCCTCCGGGTATGCCGAGACCGGCGAGGAGGGCGCGGCCGCGCAGAGGCGGCTGGCGGCCGCCGTCGAGCGGTCGGGGCTGCGGCTGCTCGGGCCGAACACCAATCTCAACGCCTTCGAGAAGTTCCGCGACGACCTCGACGGACCTGCGATCGCGCTGATCACCCAGTCCGGGCACCAGGGTCGGCCCGTCTTCAGCATGCAGGAGCTGGGCGTACGGCTCTCCCACTGGGCGCCGACCGGCAACGAGGCCGACCTGGAGACCGCCGACTTCATCTCGTACTTCGCCGAGCGCCCCGAGGTCGGGGCCATCGCCTGTTACGTGGAGGGGCTCAAGGACGGGCGGTCCTTCCTGCTCGCCGCCGACCGGGCCGCGCGGCGCGGGGTGCCGGTCATCGCGGTCAAGGTCGGGCGTACCGAGGCCGGCGCGCGGATGGCCGCCTCGCACACCGGCAAGCTGACGGGCGCGGACCAGGTGGTGGACGCGGCGATGCGGCAGTTCGGCGTGGTCCGGGTGGACGGGCTCGACGAACTCCAGGACACCTCAGCCCTGTTGGCGCGGGCACGCAGGCCCCTGGCCGAAGGGGTCGTCGTCTATTCGATCTCGGGCGGCACCGGCGCGCACTTCTCGGACCTCGCGACAGCGGCCGGGCTGAAGCTGCCGCAGCTCTGCGAGGCCAAGCAGGCCGAGCTGCACGAGTGGATACCGGAGTATCTGAGTGTGGCCAACCCCGTCGACAACGGCGGGCACCCCGTGGGCGACTGGCGCGGACGCAAGATCATCGACGCGATCCTGGCCGACCCCGATGTCGGTGTGCTGATCTGCCCGATCACCGGCCCCTTCCCGCCGATGAGCGACAAACTGGCGCAGGACCTGGTGGACGCGGCGGAGGCCACGGACAAGCTGGTCTGCGTGGTGTGGGGATCCCCCGTGGGCACGGAGGCGGCGTACCGCGAGACGCTGCTGGGATCCTCGCGGGTCGCCACCTTCCGTACGTTCGCCAACTGCATCACCGCCGTGCGCGCCTATCTGGACCACCACCGCTTCAGGGCCGGCTACCGCTCGCCCTTCGACGAGGCGCCGCGCACCCCTTCGCCCTCCTTCCGCAAGGCGCAGGCACTGATGCGCCCGGGCAAGCAGCTGAGCGAGCACGCGGCGAAGCAGCTCCTTCGGGCGTACGGGATCAGGGTGCCGCGCGAGCAGCTGGTGACCAGCGCGGCGGCGGCGGTGCGGGCGGCGGGCCTGGTCGGCTACCCGGTCGTCATGAAGGCGTCCGGCACACAGCTCGCCCACAAGAGCGAACTCGGCCTGGTCAAGGTGGGGCTGACCTCGGCCAGCCAGATCCGCGACGCCTACCGCGAGCTGACGGACATCGCCCGCTACGAGGACGTCGGCCTGGACGGGATCCTGGTCTGCCAGATGGTCGAGCGAGGCGTCGAGATGGTCGTGGGGGTCACCCAGGACGGCCTCTTCGGCCCGACGGTAACCGTGGGCCTCGGCGGGGTGCTGGTGGAGGTCCTGCACGACGCGGCCGTACGCATACCTCCCTTCGGCGAGGACCAGGCTCGCGCGATGCTCGGCGAACTGCGCGGCCGCGCACTGCTGGACGGCGTACGGGGCGGCCCGCCGGTGGATGTGGACGCGCTGGTGGAGGTCGTGCTGCGGGTCCAGCGGATGGCGCTGGAGCTGGGCGACGAACTGTCGGAGCTGGACATCAACCCCTTGATGGTGCTGCCGCGCGGGCAGGGCGCGGTGGCGCTGGACGCGCTGGCCGTCTGCCGGTGA
- a CDS encoding DoxX family membrane protein, which yields METIWLTGAEWLAVLRIGLGLWWLESWRHKDKKDWFERGTGIAWAADVAGKHRWPLVKNGFNKVVQPRPKVMAYVVVYAELALGLGLIVGFLTPVALLGGLLLNLIYLVLMIHDWAEQGQNGMMALISFVALFAMAWQTWSVDSAIGLF from the coding sequence ATGGAGACCATCTGGCTCACCGGGGCCGAATGGCTCGCCGTCCTCCGCATCGGTCTCGGCCTGTGGTGGCTGGAGAGCTGGCGCCACAAGGACAAGAAGGACTGGTTCGAGCGCGGCACCGGCATCGCCTGGGCGGCGGACGTCGCGGGCAAGCACCGGTGGCCGTTGGTGAAGAACGGCTTCAACAAGGTGGTCCAGCCCCGCCCCAAGGTCATGGCGTACGTCGTCGTTTACGCCGAACTCGCCCTGGGTCTCGGTCTGATCGTCGGCTTTCTGACCCCGGTCGCCCTCCTCGGCGGGCTCCTTCTCAATCTGATCTATCTGGTCCTGATGATCCATGACTGGGCGGAACAGGGCCAGAACGGCATGATGGCGCTCATATCGTTCGTCGCCCTCTTCGCCATGGCATGGCAGACCTGGTCCGTGGACAGTGCGATCGGACTTTTCTGA